One Hyphomicrobium album genomic window carries:
- a CDS encoding DUF1775 domain-containing protein — protein MLKGLRVGVFALGIVGVGTAAHAHVSLETKQAKAGGSYKAVFGIPHGCEGQPTTEVSIEIPEGVIGVKPMPKPGWTLALEKGPYARTYKFHHGETKSDGVKRVTWSGGSLPDEYFDQFVLSTYIAGELPPDTRIYFPVTQKCASGELRWSEVPAEGQDAHSLEHPAPGLALISDEVKKQDKVAGAMAVAGGAIEIGAPWTRPVGNAGGIGAGYAIITNNSTETDELLGGSSDSAERVEMHETSIDDKGVASMKKLDSVALQSGQRIELKPGGMHIMFIGLKEPQKEGGILKAKLKFQKAGEVDVEFAVKAAGPGSAGGHGGHEHMHHDH, from the coding sequence ATGCTAAAGGGCTTGCGCGTCGGAGTCTTCGCGCTCGGTATCGTCGGCGTCGGCACCGCCGCGCACGCGCACGTCTCGCTGGAGACCAAGCAGGCGAAAGCGGGCGGAAGCTACAAGGCGGTGTTCGGAATCCCGCATGGATGCGAAGGCCAGCCGACAACCGAAGTGTCGATCGAGATTCCCGAGGGTGTCATCGGCGTGAAGCCGATGCCGAAGCCCGGATGGACGCTGGCGCTGGAGAAGGGGCCTTACGCCCGCACCTACAAGTTTCACCACGGCGAGACGAAGAGCGACGGCGTGAAGCGGGTGACGTGGAGCGGCGGATCGCTGCCCGACGAGTACTTCGACCAGTTCGTGCTCTCGACCTACATCGCCGGCGAGCTGCCGCCCGATACGCGAATCTACTTCCCGGTGACGCAGAAGTGCGCGTCGGGCGAGCTCCGCTGGAGCGAGGTTCCGGCGGAGGGACAGGATGCGCACAGTCTCGAGCATCCCGCGCCCGGACTTGCGCTGATTAGCGATGAGGTGAAGAAGCAGGACAAGGTCGCTGGAGCCATGGCAGTTGCCGGCGGCGCAATAGAGATCGGCGCGCCGTGGACGCGGCCGGTTGGCAACGCTGGCGGCATCGGCGCCGGCTATGCGATCATTACCAACAACAGCACGGAGACCGACGAATTGCTCGGCGGCTCATCGGATTCAGCCGAGCGCGTCGAGATGCACGAGACGTCGATCGACGACAAGGGCGTTGCCAGCATGAAGAAGCTCGACAGCGTCGCGCTCCAGTCGGGGCAGAGGATCGAGCTGAAGCCCGGCGGCATGCACATCATGTTTATCGGTCTCAAGGAGCCGCAGAAGGAAGGCGGCATCCTCAAAGCCAAGCTGAAATTCCAGAAGGCGGGTGAGGTCGACGTGGAGTTCGCCGTGAAGGCCGCCGGCCCGGGTTCGGCTGGCGGTCATGGGGGCCACGAGCACATGCATCACGACCACTGA